Below is a window of Sulfitobacter sp. SK012 DNA.
CCAGCGAGCCAATTCACAATTCCAAAAATCTGATCAACATAAAGCGCAAAGAGGCATCCCAAAATGACCCCCATCACAGTGCCGATGATCCCAGTGAATGCGCCACAGATAAAAAACACCCGCAGGATCGATCCTTCTGTCAGGCCCATTGTACGCAGAATACCAATGTCGCGCCCTTTGTTTTTAACGAGCATAATCAGGCCAGAAACGATGTTCATCGCCGCAATCAGCACAAGCACTGACAAGATGACAAACATCACGTTGTCTTCGATATCCAGCGCGCTGAGAAACCCCGAGGATGCATCACGCCACGTCCAAACCAACCCATCGTCACCTGAGGCGGCAAGAATGGCGGGGGCAAACAGATCTACCTTTTCGGGATCCTCGACCATCACTTCGAACTCATCCACAGCGCCTTCGCTGTTGAAGTAGGATTGCGCCTCAGCCAGTGGAAGATAGGCGCGGGTCCGGTCAATATCATAGCGCCCAGCGGTGAAAATATAGACGACCTCATAGGCGTTGATGCGCGGAGATGTGCCAAATGCGGTTTTGACCCCGTTTGGGGAAATCAGCTTGATCCGGCTACCCACCCCCACGCCCAGCGTGCGCGCGATGCCAGATCCGATGGCGATGCCCTCGTCAAAACGCGCCAGATCTCCTAGTGCGGTTTCCGGATCCGCAATGCGCGGGATCGTGGCTAGATCGGCTCCTTGGATCCCGTAGACCTCAACGCCGGCGTTGTTTTGCCCGATCGTGGCCATAACCTGCCCGCGAACCAAAGGAGCGACGCGTGTCACACCCGGAACCTGAGCCAGCTCTTCGGCGCGGCCGGCGTAGTCGCGGATTTTACGGTCCAGCTGGCCGTTTTCCTTAATATTCCCAACCGTATAGACGGTTACATGCGCATTGGCCCCTACAATGGTATCCACGAACTCAGCCCGGAAACCCGACCGTACCGAAAGCGTCGCGATCAAAGCAAAAACGGCCAAGGTGATGCCGATGAGGCTGATCCATGTCATCACGCTGACACCACCCTCCGCACGGCGCGCACGCAAGTAGCGCCAGGCGATCATCCACTCGAATGGGGCAAAAGGAGCGGTGCGTCCGGCCATAACGGTCCTTGGTCTATGGGCAGATCACGCTAGCCCGGTTGGTTCGCGGCAACGTGGCGATTTGGCCGGGGCGGGTCAAGCGGTGAGTGCCAACGCAATGCCTTCGCAGCAAAGGTATTTGTCTGAAACTAGCGCATCTGCGTTGGGATTTGGCTCAGCATGGATCCCCGTGCGCGGCCTTACAGTGGATTCTGTGTGCCAGAAGGTTCTTTGGTAGGACATCAATTGGTAATTTCATTGAGCCAGTAATGTCTGGCGCAAACATCCATCCAACGTTCGAAATTCAGATGCGCTGCTTGCGGCGAAAGAGAAGAGCGAAGAGGCGCAGGATGAGTTTGACACCCAGCCCGCCCAATACAAACCCGATCCCGGCAAAAATCGCGCCCGCAAAATTGAGTGGCAGCGCAGGTTGATAGGCGGCCCATGCAGCCTGCGCGATATCCCGGTCAGTAAGGCGCGGCAGGTTGTAGGCGCGCATGAAGGGCCCGTGATCTTGCACTTCTGCCAGATCGGCGCGTAGCGTATCCAGCCGAGCAAAGCTGCGGGTCATATCACTGCGTCTTCGCTCCAAAAACGCAGTGCCTTGCATCTGGCTGAGCGCAGCTGTGCGCGTTAGACCCTCAGCAGCGGCTGACGCATCAAAATCAGCAACCACTTCGCTAAGCGCGTCGACAGCGCCACCTAAGCGTTGGATATATTGTTGAGAGAATTCCGGGAATTGCGACGTCGCGGTTGCCCCGGCAAGTCCGCCAGCCAGTGTTAATGCGCGCAGGATCATCATAGATATATTCCGCCCGACAGAGTTTCGCCGAATGTTTCAATGTCCGATGATAGGGGCGTCAGTGCAACAACACGATAGCGTCTGACGCGCCGTAAAGACATGCTGGAAGTTTTATGGAACGGCATGAAGCACGCTGTAAAGCGGAAACGCATTCACCCAATGCCCCAGTCCCAATAGAAAAAGGGGCCGACCCAATGGCCGACCCCTTCTCGATTATCTAATTGATCGTTTGGATTAGCTGGTCTTTTTGCGGCGCATCATGCCCAAACCACCAAGTCCGGCCATCAAAAGAAAGCCAGCAGCAGGCAGCGGCACAGGAGCAACATCCGCTTGGACATTGAGAGTGGCACGGAAACCACCCGGACCGTTGTTGTTGGATACCGAATACATCAACGTGTTCAATCCCTCATTAAAGTAACCTGCGAAAGGCGTACCGTATGAAGCTAGCGCGCGGTAGTTTGAGGCGGTGTTGCCCGTAAGGGTAAAAATGTCGTTTCCGTTCAAGGAAATCGTCCCAAAGTTGTCCATCGCGGCAAAGCCCGTGATCGCGGCCGTTTCGAGCGTATAACCGGTCAGGTCGAAGTCAAAGGTCCACTCCAACGTGCCGTTTTCTGTCCCGCCAGATCCAGCTTGATTGCTGTACTGGCCGTCCCAGAGCCACTGTGAAGTCGGTGTCGTCAATGATTCGTCCCAATTGTTGTTCGGGTCAGAGACGTTAACCGCCGTGAAACCACCAACTTCGGCAAAATTACCGCCAACTGTTGTGCCTTCGTTTACGAGGGTTGCGGCAAATGCGGATGTGCCAAGGGCACCAAACGCAACTACCGCTGAAAGTGCTACTATTTTAATATTCATATCTATGAACTCCTAAGAATCGTTAACATTAATAACTAGATGACCAATTAAGATTTCTT
It encodes the following:
- a CDS encoding lipoprotein-releasing ABC transporter permease subunit, whose protein sequence is MAGRTAPFAPFEWMIAWRYLRARRAEGGVSVMTWISLIGITLAVFALIATLSVRSGFRAEFVDTIVGANAHVTVYTVGNIKENGQLDRKIRDYAGRAEELAQVPGVTRVAPLVRGQVMATIGQNNAGVEVYGIQGADLATIPRIADPETALGDLARFDEGIAIGSGIARTLGVGVGSRIKLISPNGVKTAFGTSPRINAYEVVYIFTAGRYDIDRTRAYLPLAEAQSYFNSEGAVDEFEVMVEDPEKVDLFAPAILAASGDDGLVWTWRDASSGFLSALDIEDNVMFVILSVLVLIAAMNIVSGLIMLVKNKGRDIGILRTMGLTEGSILRVFFICGAFTGIIGTVMGVILGCLFALYVDQIFGIVNWLAGGNAWDPSVRGIYFLPAKLELGDVLSAVALSLGLSFIVTIFPARRAARMNPVEALRYE
- a CDS encoding DUF2937 family protein produces the protein MILRALTLAGGLAGATATSQFPEFSQQYIQRLGGAVDALSEVVADFDASAAAEGLTRTAALSQMQGTAFLERRRSDMTRSFARLDTLRADLAEVQDHGPFMRAYNLPRLTDRDIAQAAWAAYQPALPLNFAGAIFAGIGFVLGGLGVKLILRLFALLFRRKQRI
- a CDS encoding VPLPA-CTERM sorting domain-containing protein, which translates into the protein MNIKIVALSAVVAFGALGTSAFAATLVNEGTTVGGNFAEVGGFTAVNVSDPNNNWDESLTTPTSQWLWDGQYSNQAGSGGTENGTLEWTFDFDLTGYTLETAAITGFAAMDNFGTISLNGNDIFTLTGNTASNYRALASYGTPFAGYFNEGLNTLMYSVSNNNGPGGFRATLNVQADVAPVPLPAAGFLLMAGLGGLGMMRRKKTS